One region of Thalassophryne amazonica chromosome 16, fThaAma1.1, whole genome shotgun sequence genomic DNA includes:
- the si:ch73-364h19.1 gene encoding uncharacterized protein si:ch73-364h19.1 — MSTTESPTRPSSQLTPDQFIVVAASFSSLAFFVVIVVLVSIVYRKDPQCCRLGSYQGSHGDMDAPLQYYSSRQTLVASPGFEQSATVDDGTQPAGQLFYVGVPSSYSLPALEAPLPRLPTYESVRKKDRQRQIHMMIADRFGLNGPSINEPPPTYEESIRQSLELPYNIFSSSLDISTPQSNSTDTQNETPHQGSANPGTNSTAQPV, encoded by the exons ATGTCCACCACTGAAAGTCCCACTCGTCCCTCCTCACAGCTGACTCCGGATCAGTTCATCGTGGTCGCTGCTTCTT TTTCTTCTCTGGCGTTCTTCGTGGTCATTGTGGTGCTGGTGTCCATTGTTTACCGCAAAGATCCCCAGTGCTGCAGACTGGGCTCCTATCAGGGATCACATGGAGATATG GATGCTCCTCTTCAGTACTACAGCAGCAGACAAACTCTGGTGGCATCACCCGGTTTTGAGCAAAGTGCGACTGTAGATGACGGCACTCAG CCGGCTGGTCAGCTCTTCTACGTTGGCGTGCCCTCAAGCTACAGTCTGCCAGCGCTGGAGGCCCCCCTGCCGAGGCTCCCCACCTATGAGAGTGTACGAAAAAAGGACAGACAGAGGCAGATCCACATGATGATTGCAGACCGCTTTGGTCTCAATGGACCCAGTATAAATGAG CCACCCCCAACATATGAAGAGAGCATCCGCCAGTCGCTGGAGCTGCCTTACAACATCTTCTCATCCAGCTTGGACATCTCAACCCCTCAGAGTAACTCCACCGACACGCAAAATGAGACACCACATCAAGGCTCCGCCAACCCTGGTACCAACAGCACTGCTCAGCCTGTGTGA